The DNA window CGCACCACCGGCATTTTGGTAATAAAGACCTCGCCTCCTCGCGCCAACATGGCCGAGTCAATGACGAGACGAACCGATTCTTGAATACTCATGACGAATCGGGTCATGTCACGGTGGGTAAGTGTAACGGGGCCGCCTTTGGCAATCTGGTTGTGAAAGATAGGGATGACCGATCCACTTGAACCCAGCACATTGCCGAAACGTGTAGAAGCGAAAATGGGCCCATTGCCACGCTTGTTGCTATTAGCCGCAGTCATCAGGCGCTCACCCATCAGTTTGGAAGTACCCATAACATTAGTAGGATTCACCGCCTTATCCGAACTGGTAAAAATGACCCTTTCCACCCCATTGGCTTGGGCGGCGGCAATCACGTTTTGCACCCCAATAATATTGGTCTGAACCGCCTGCTCAGGTGAACGCTCACTCAAAACAACGTGTTTGAGTGCAGCGGCATGAAATACGATGTCGATTCCCGCCATCTTACATGTAAGCTCGTCTTTGTCTCGGACATCCGCGACAAAAAATCTCGCTCGTGCATCATTGAGGTGGTGTTGGTCCTGAAAGAAGAGTTCGCTTTCGTTGTTATCAAGGCCGATCATTTCTGATATCTGATACTTCAGACCAGATAAAAGCTGGTGTACCAATTCAGTACCAACCGTACCACTGCATCCTGTGATAAGAATTCGTTTCCCGTTTAGCATATTTCTCTTTTGGTTATGATGAGCTTATGAAATTATGTGGCAGCTTCATGTTTAAAGTGCCACTGAGGTCGGTCGTCAATAGTGACCACCAAATATTTCACGCTTCTTATTGCATTTCGTAAAACCGGTGATCAAAGGCGCCCGAGGAAAGGTAGTCAAGTTTTTCTGCTTTTTGGGGCGGTTATAAAAGA is part of the Desulfobulbaceae bacterium genome and encodes:
- a CDS encoding NAD-dependent epimerase/dehydratase family protein, producing the protein MLNGKRILITGCSGTVGTELVHQLLSGLKYQISEMIGLDNNESELFFQDQHHLNDARARFFVADVRDKDELTCKMAGIDIVFHAAALKHVVLSERSPEQAVQTNIIGVQNVIAAAQANGVERVIFTSSDKAVNPTNVMGTSKLMGERLMTAANSNKRGNGPIFASTRFGNVLGSSGSVIPIFHNQIAKGGPVTLTHRDMTRFVMSIQESVRLVIDSAMLARGGEVFITKMPVVRIVDLAKAMINELAPVYGKRPEEIEITEIGTKPGEKLYEELMSPEETRRAIELKQYFSVMPAFRGIYHDIDYDYPGIIGSQVTNPYVSADETSLNVDQIRQLLKNYNLLNVPGDTLGSRYWPGDKEEKD